A genomic window from Candidatus Liberibacter americanus str. Sao Paulo includes:
- a CDS encoding cation:proton antiporter translates to MTHSSFISTIIWGFVLSFIFGAIANRCRLPTLVGYLVAGILVGPRTPGFIASESLVPALAEIGIILLMFGVGLHFSVKDLLSVRGVALPGAIIQIALGTLFGVLMGQVMGWSIVGSIVFGLALSVASTVVLLTALQENRILETDRGKIAVGWLIVEDLIIVLALVFIPAMASIGSDKYSSSDPLVFIVNQFLGYDIGILGLIVITLLKVLAFVGAMLVIGRRVIPWILHTIFFTGSRELFRLGVLAIALGFAYGSAKLFGVSLSLGAFFAGMILAESELSHNAAQESLPLRDAFSVLFFISVGMMFNPDILLSNPMLLLMTVIIVVLGKSLIAFIICIAFGRSVSTALTISASLAQIGEFSFILAGLGVEFKMLPDLARDLILGAAIISIILNPLVFILFEYIQPMIVFCFAKYAGNLYRHGVETVSSSRVEADLEPDMIAESKVDQEDVVVQNTELVDHAILVGYGRIGKIIGQNLKAAGISILVIEDSEKEINELRGLGIEVIYGNATIKKVLLMANIVEARSLVISIPNAFETAYITQEARSANPSILIISLADSEAEVEHLTRYGADTVVIGSREIAFGMLDRLNQVHHESITYD, encoded by the coding sequence ATGACGCATTCTTCTTTTATATCTACCATTATATGGGGGTTCGTCCTATCCTTTATATTCGGAGCTATTGCTAATCGATGTCGTTTGCCTACATTAGTAGGATATTTAGTTGCTGGTATTCTTGTAGGTCCTCGTACTCCAGGATTCATTGCTAGTGAATCTTTGGTTCCTGCCCTTGCAGAAATAGGAATTATTTTGCTTATGTTTGGGGTCGGATTGCATTTTTCTGTGAAAGATCTCCTTTCTGTGCGTGGTGTAGCTCTACCTGGGGCAATTATTCAAATTGCTTTAGGTACATTATTTGGCGTTTTAATGGGGCAAGTAATGGGATGGTCTATCGTAGGAAGTATTGTCTTTGGTTTGGCTCTTTCGGTTGCTTCTACTGTTGTACTTTTAACAGCTTTACAAGAGAATCGTATACTTGAAACAGATCGAGGAAAGATTGCTGTTGGTTGGTTAATAGTTGAGGATCTTATAATAGTTCTTGCTCTTGTTTTCATACCAGCTATGGCTAGCATTGGTTCAGATAAGTACTCTTCATCAGATCCTTTAGTTTTTATCGTTAATCAATTTTTGGGATATGATATTGGTATTCTAGGATTGATTGTTATTACATTACTAAAGGTTTTAGCTTTTGTTGGAGCTATGTTGGTCATTGGTCGTAGAGTAATTCCTTGGATATTGCATACTATATTTTTTACTGGATCCCGAGAACTATTCCGTCTTGGTGTATTAGCTATAGCCTTAGGTTTTGCTTATGGATCAGCAAAACTTTTCGGGGTATCTTTATCATTGGGTGCTTTTTTTGCTGGAATGATTTTAGCAGAAAGTGAGCTTAGTCATAATGCAGCTCAGGAGAGCCTTCCTCTACGTGATGCTTTTTCTGTTCTATTCTTTATTTCAGTTGGAATGATGTTTAATCCGGACATCCTCCTTAGCAATCCTATGCTTTTGTTAATGACAGTAATAATTGTTGTTTTGGGTAAATCTTTGATAGCATTTATTATATGCATTGCTTTTGGTAGATCTGTTTCAACTGCTCTTACAATTTCAGCAAGTTTAGCACAAATTGGAGAATTTTCTTTTATCTTAGCTGGTCTTGGGGTGGAGTTTAAAATGTTACCAGATCTAGCTAGAGATCTAATTCTTGGTGCTGCTATTATATCTATTATTTTAAATCCGCTTGTATTTATTTTATTTGAATATATACAACCTATGATTGTTTTTTGTTTTGCAAAATATGCGGGAAATTTATATAGACATGGGGTTGAAACTGTATCATCTTCGCGTGTTGAAGCGGATTTAGAACCAGATATGATTGCAGAATCTAAAGTGGATCAAGAAGATGTTGTTGTTCAGAATACAGAGTTAGTAGATCATGCTATTTTAGTAGGTTATGGTCGTATTGGGAAAATAATAGGTCAAAATTTAAAAGCTGCAGGAATTTCAATTCTGGTAATAGAAGACTCTGAGAAAGAGATTAATGAATTGCGTGGATTGGGAATTGAGGTAATTTACGGTAATGCCACTATTAAAAAAGTTCTATTAATGGCAAATATTGTAGAGGCTCGCTCTCTTGTTATTTCTATTCCAAATGCTTTTGAAACAGCATATATAACTCAAGAAGCAAGGTCTGCTAATCCTTCTATATTAATTATATCCCTTGCTGATTCTGAGGCTGAAGTAGAACATCTAACTCGTTATGGAGCGGACACCGTTGTTATAGGTTCTCGTGAAATTGCATTTGGTATGTTAGATAGATTGAATCAAGTGCATCATGAAAGTATTACATATGATTAG